A single window of Mycoplasma bradburyae DNA harbors:
- a CDS encoding coiled-coil domain-containing protein has product MDNNQNNYNQPGQGNDQYQQQSSLVSYGYDANGNPVSDPSLAVYDANGMLINQNQPDQNQQYDQYGNPVGMLSGNTYSQENDPYYQQYNQSGQNQQQYDQYGNPVGMLPGNQSQDPNQQQYDQYGNPVGMLPGSNQGQDQQFDQYGNPVAMLPVGHSAQSQDQNQQFDEYGNSAVGMLPNGSTQSQNSNQQQFDQYGNPVGMLPSGNQGQNQMQQYDQYGNLIEALPSSQDQSQYQQYDQYGNPVGMLPSGDQGYDQNQMQYDQYGNPMVQYDEYGNPIGMLPNNQGYDGYGQEQYDQNQQMEYDQYGNPVQQEQWDEYNQQNNALVAQDWEQEQQQEEVQPVEEQPENNVIAAQEDDLRNFLKNNTGTELISYYDEEEEEKPRKKKPRSANQTRGLLPELATVNQPDQTPVTPELNSKPIYDDSDEELSTDELDDDDLLEGTIQGAQESDDQINEEQDDLEDEEEGVINLPIEDIESALLPKFEEIQRASLQEIQKVKLESAENLKVLQQVNDELKTSNSELKNTNDELRNSNEELRNSNEELRVSNQELKNSNSRIENQLQVLLENINDIKNKSSETKDESEDRQFKLEERLEQLANKLDQTREIIDESKEISRETYQQSSNELIQSFEKRIELLTEKLNQTQAAFNLSQEAKEKQDKDFASKLDRIIEESKEAKEKQSKEFTTKIEEIIEQSKEAKEKQSKEFTTKIEEIIEQSKQAKEKQDKDFATKLEQIIAQSKEANANLENRLKESSSNIEGKLENKFEAFADKLTEITSKKISEKMVEQETAKKNEMNTLQSSLQKALSDVVSKVENYASQSQLQSQHLNQTLSYHQQQINNSLRQSAQMAQMAQMAQINQMSQMLPQQMMAMGMNNPYGGFGHNHPMMPPVHQYQQLPPPPPAPAPAPAPIIQNPLQLPGENPTLFEKLMLANMFKQTINPPQPQQLPQLPPQQPQQLPPQILALPPTVVQQPPNYLVPQAPQIIHSPAPRQNDFYNNRINERLMIDDAYNAGYDEAMYEMENHYYPQAAYEYPEYEEIQPSFRRRGGRAKFDPYGNR; this is encoded by the coding sequence ATGGATAACAATCAAAACAATTACAACCAACCTGGCCAAGGAAACGACCAATACCAACAACAATCATCATTAGTATCATATGGATATGATGCTAATGGTAATCCTGTAAGCGATCCTTCATTAGCTGTTTATGATGCTAATGGGATGCTTATTAACCAGAATCAACCAGATCAAAATCAGCAATACGACCAATATGGAAATCCTGTTGGTATGTTATCAGGTAACACTTATTCTCAAGAAAATGACCCTTATTATCAACAATACAATCAATCAGGTCAAAATCAACAACAATACGATCAATACGGAAATCCTGTAGGCATGTTGCCTGGTAATCAATCGCAAGATCCTAACCAGCAACAATATGATCAATACGGTAACCCAGTTGGTATGTTACCTGGCTCGAATCAAGGGCAAGATCAACAATTTGATCAATATGGTAACCCTGTTGCTATGTTACCTGTTGGTCACTCTGCACAGTCACAAGATCAAAATCAACAATTTGATGAATATGGTAACTCAGCAGTTGGTATGTTACCAAATGGTTCGACACAATCACAAAACTCTAACCAACAACAATTCGATCAATATGGCAACCCTGTTGGTATGTTGCCTAGCGGTAATCAAGGACAAAATCAAATGCAACAATATGACCAATACGGTAATCTAATTGAAGCTTTACCGTCTTCACAAGACCAATCTCAATATCAACAATACGATCAATATGGTAATCCAGTAGGTATGTTACCAAGTGGTGATCAAGGTTATGATCAAAACCAAATGCAATACGATCAATACGGAAACCCTATGGTTCAATACGATGAATATGGCAATCCAATTGGTATGTTGCCTAATAATCAAGGTTATGATGGTTATGGGCAAGAACAATATGATCAAAACCAACAAATGGAATATGATCAATATGGTAATCCAGTTCAACAAGAACAGTGAGATGAATATAATCAACAAAACAATGCTTTAGTTGCTCAAGATTGAGAACAAGAACAACAACAAGAAGAAGTTCAACCAGTTGAAGAACAACCTGAAAATAATGTTATTGCTGCACAAGAAGATGACTTAAGAAACTTCTTAAAGAACAACACTGGTACTGAATTAATTTCTTACTATGACGAAGAAGAGGAAGAAAAACCTCGTAAGAAAAAACCTCGATCTGCTAACCAAACAAGAGGTTTATTACCTGAATTAGCAACAGTTAATCAACCTGACCAAACTCCAGTTACACCTGAACTTAATTCAAAACCGATTTACGACGACTCTGATGAAGAATTATCAACTGATGAATTAGATGATGACGATCTATTAGAAGGGACAATTCAAGGTGCTCAAGAATCTGATGATCAAATAAATGAAGAACAAGATGATCTAGAGGATGAAGAAGAAGGTGTTATCAATTTACCGATTGAAGATATCGAATCTGCTTTATTACCTAAATTTGAAGAAATTCAAAGAGCAAGCTTACAAGAAATTCAAAAAGTTAAATTAGAAAGTGCAGAGAATTTAAAAGTGTTACAACAAGTAAATGATGAACTAAAAACTAGTAACAGCGAGTTAAAAAATACTAACGATGAATTACGTAATTCTAACGAAGAATTAAGAAATTCTAACGAAGAATTAAGAGTTTCTAACCAAGAATTAAAGAATTCAAATTCAAGAATTGAAAACCAATTACAAGTATTGCTAGAAAACATTAACGATATTAAGAATAAATCAAGTGAAACTAAAGATGAAAGTGAAGACAGACAATTCAAACTAGAAGAACGCTTAGAACAATTAGCTAATAAACTTGATCAAACTAGAGAAATTATTGATGAATCTAAAGAAATTTCTAGAGAAACTTACCAACAATCTAGTAATGAATTAATTCAAAGCTTTGAAAAGAGAATTGAATTATTAACTGAAAAATTGAACCAAACTCAAGCTGCGTTTAATTTAAGTCAAGAAGCAAAAGAAAAACAAGACAAAGACTTTGCTAGCAAATTAGATAGAATTATCGAAGAATCTAAGGAAGCAAAAGAAAAACAAAGCAAAGAATTTACAACTAAGATTGAAGAAATTATCGAACAATCTAAAGAAGCGAAAGAAAAACAAAGCAAAGAATTTACAACTAAGATTGAAGAAATTATCGAACAATCTAAACAAGCAAAAGAAAAACAAGATAAAGATTTTGCTACAAAATTAGAACAAATTATCGCTCAATCAAAAGAAGCTAATGCTAACTTAGAAAACCGCTTAAAAGAATCTTCTTCTAATATTGAAGGTAAGTTAGAAAATAAATTTGAAGCTTTTGCTGATAAATTAACTGAAATTACTTCTAAGAAAATCAGTGAAAAGATGGTTGAACAAGAAACTGCTAAGAAGAATGAAATGAATACATTACAATCTTCTTTACAAAAAGCGTTATCTGATGTTGTAAGTAAAGTAGAGAACTACGCAAGTCAATCACAATTACAATCTCAACACTTAAACCAAACTTTATCTTATCACCAACAACAAATTAACAACTCTTTAAGACAATCTGCTCAAATGGCACAAATGGCTCAAATGGCACAAATTAATCAAATGAGTCAAATGTTGCCTCAACAAATGATGGCAATGGGAATGAATAACCCTTACGGTGGTTTTGGTCATAACCACCCAATGATGCCTCCTGTTCATCAATATCAACAATTACCTCCACCTCCTCCAGCACCAGCACCAGCACCAGCACCGATTATTCAAAACCCATTACAATTACCAGGTGAAAACCCAACATTATTTGAAAAATTAATGCTGGCTAATATGTTTAAACAAACTATTAATCCACCTCAACCGCAACAATTACCTCAATTACCTCCACAACAACCGCAACAATTACCTCCTCAAATTTTAGCTTTACCTCCTACAGTAGTTCAACAACCACCTAACTACTTAGTACCTCAAGCTCCACAAATTATTCACTCACCAGCTCCAAGACAAAATGATTTTTACAACAATCGTATTAACGAACGTTTAATGATTGATGATGCTTACAACGCTGGTTATGATGAAGCTATGTATGAAATGGAAAACCATTACTACCCACAAGCTGCTTATGAATATCCAGAATACGAAGAAATTCAACCATCATTCAGAAGACGCGGGGGAAGAGCTAAATTCGATCCTTACGGTAACAGATAA
- a CDS encoding cytadherence high molecular weight protein 2 translates to MRKNPNSEFETGQFDDQSDNVFQDVYDTGFDDGYIKANQENLLANQYRLKSKFSYHSSDNNTFNTQAELEELKKQSAQVNDDIDYYQKVQSEIADEKKRLLQAIDDLEANEDQFHPEEFEDERNYLLNELDRLDNELWYIEQYKNDSIDFVNKLNDRLKKEEANIDSYNKESDKNIRTNYIKIDELKDKLATETDEYKNLLNSSTSEINDIDRQISELQNLIDEKISQLNKDSYGIKALDDFAREHLKKQINDLISQRNTLEKAKKMHLYNLNLKKESIKRYKEQLQKYLNSLKQMRNEHNNKLKGYAHNLDNLKREVEKAKRSFDDQKSKILQAKANADRYFELRKTDLQNAYRKAKKAVLEANKAQARNIQQKDYLVLKNNKAERLLNKLRDDKDRLKIANLSFESMRRQSIAILNNLQSELNQKYSILEEKKHKQDALVNEKISELETYRSELNEDKLKFEREKENQERRYKSYEASLNKKRQEIDELFLEANNKLNQASLKEDNLHNQKREILSKLRNLEQLKIEIDQRKRDLDQKEILDQQMIRKIQLDVESERSDLQRMLLIERKKNDEREQELIQYEREIKRQQTDFENNVSYEQKKLSEREKELKEGYERLEQKQNEVQEKIDELNDEIAKAQKSKQSSLLLEQKLKNELENLNTSKSNLELQKEELNQKSRKMIEDFKAFEQDLKRQKEDLSIYEKNLQKKEASLVNYQNDVTIQKNEAFHKSQVMHQELELKKAHLENELRKLSNERKQLDLDKEENYKLKKSIDDEIRELAKKRSDLEIYQNNIENFKANSIAKINDIESDLVRKRTELEQLKKDQENHYNELNTRLSNELDDLEQQKKKFAHQKQQKFEEFIEAKNKLDVKENELLIYAQKVNDRYSQLKTIEKNNNAKSDEIKLKLEEFKRAEIEFIKQDEAIKQERVKFDNQVKLLEAEYNQRNVVLQLQEEEIKRRKLEQDQQELQIKKDIKRLEEERNNFDEEKRNKYNKISKLHLEIQKQRNQIENEQREIDKQKDELVAIAREGKLKKQEIDDKLLILEKKEKQFKEEDELLAKKRIDLIQRIGVLKSEINQKNEILSLRSAELNEKTRQQQQKEADLQRKIDSLESEKEQFSFDRKAEFEKIKKEKEQLSAKEKEVNNAMTKINLAFAKLDLIRKNNKADKSKINDQLALLNEKKEKIDRESEYLDSKKTEFITRLRKIENDLEVEKQKVLLDRSNVDRIMADQQALSRDLENKYRTLETEKRNFSQQKENDLKEIDEFYQQVQQKERNLSFKIEDLKQLRYILEKESFNVNSNKKELKIKIEQYQKLAKSIKNEQNKLAHEKTSFFNKVEQLKDQLNQKNNKIEILRSKIIRNYKEQEREKRILEEQKFKNAELRKSLLKKQQELHKERDLLNLAKNQQFQEIKFKNEEVENKLKQIVKEKHKVSNIKQEVDFKTQQLSNLQQLVSKQKADLQKELEKNAENSQRLQETERLLEEKKQKLRSEYNKARKILTSAKATDNALKKKQEDIQNQFKKLVQLNKKILDARNNLLKQRRLIQEEIKKNNMANFQNPYPNFLNPNQQIVPNQGVLPMQSPQFVGLAYPPQPTFDINNPLMQMQQMINNQQMFIIQKEHQWALQEANKKNSKLTKQLKQLKQHKKAFAENATQHLTYHNQLNADNSYKINSLHNLLNQVAVNTEKRIKKIESDLEQKRIDQSQITSRELEEISANSKLVEEIKNILNETKQQTSDSQNLNTNEFRSLFNEIKSDFKNQVDLLRNEKEEFNSRINQLSQVIEKSPIEVKKTLEYQDQKYQKMFDNLKNSYEQNISLLRNENQELQKRLSGLYEEISEIKTNTEKIKATPQKTEAKPFQDDLNSIYNENLRMYQERSKIFDHNLNSNLRIDLNHKKDVSNSKKERINQLANEIKTIKELIEKKKAK, encoded by the coding sequence ATGAGAAAAAACCCTAATTCTGAATTCGAAACTGGTCAGTTTGATGATCAATCCGATAACGTCTTTCAGGATGTCTATGACACTGGATTTGACGATGGATATATCAAAGCAAACCAAGAAAATTTATTAGCAAACCAGTATAGACTTAAAAGTAAATTTAGTTATCATAGTTCTGATAACAATACTTTTAATACACAAGCAGAATTAGAAGAATTAAAAAAACAAAGTGCTCAAGTAAATGATGATATCGATTATTATCAAAAAGTACAGTCTGAAATAGCTGATGAAAAAAAACGCTTATTACAAGCTATTGATGATTTAGAAGCTAACGAAGATCAATTTCATCCAGAAGAATTTGAAGATGAAAGAAACTATTTATTAAACGAATTAGATCGTTTAGATAATGAACTGTGATATATTGAGCAGTATAAAAATGATTCTATTGATTTTGTTAATAAATTAAATGATCGTCTAAAAAAAGAAGAAGCTAATATCGATTCTTATAATAAAGAATCAGATAAAAATATTCGAACTAATTACATCAAAATTGATGAATTAAAAGATAAGTTAGCTACTGAAACTGATGAATACAAAAATTTATTAAATTCTTCAACAAGTGAAATTAATGATATCGATCGTCAAATTTCGGAATTACAAAATTTAATTGACGAAAAAATTTCACAATTGAATAAAGATTCTTACGGTATTAAAGCCTTAGATGATTTCGCTAGAGAACATTTAAAAAAACAGATCAATGATCTAATTTCTCAGCGTAACACTTTAGAAAAGGCTAAAAAGATGCATCTTTATAACCTTAATTTAAAGAAAGAATCGATTAAGCGTTATAAAGAACAATTACAAAAATATCTAAATTCTTTAAAACAAATGCGCAATGAGCATAATAACAAACTAAAAGGTTATGCTCATAATTTAGATAACTTAAAAAGAGAAGTAGAAAAAGCAAAACGCAGTTTTGACGATCAAAAAAGCAAAATTTTACAAGCTAAAGCTAATGCTGATCGTTATTTTGAACTACGCAAAACTGATCTACAAAACGCATATAGAAAAGCTAAAAAAGCTGTTCTTGAAGCGAATAAAGCTCAAGCTAGAAATATTCAGCAAAAAGACTATTTAGTTTTAAAAAACAATAAAGCTGAGCGTTTATTAAATAAATTAAGAGACGATAAAGATCGTCTAAAGATTGCTAACCTGTCATTTGAGTCAATGCGTAGGCAATCTATTGCTATATTAAATAATCTGCAAAGTGAATTAAATCAAAAATATAGCATTTTAGAAGAAAAAAAACATAAACAAGACGCTTTAGTTAATGAAAAAATTAGCGAGCTTGAAACATATCGCTCTGAACTTAACGAAGATAAATTAAAGTTCGAAAGAGAAAAAGAAAATCAAGAACGTAGATATAAAAGCTATGAAGCTTCTTTAAATAAGAAACGTCAAGAAATTGATGAACTTTTCTTAGAAGCTAATAATAAACTAAACCAAGCGTCGCTGAAAGAAGATAACCTTCATAATCAAAAACGTGAAATCTTATCTAAATTAAGAAATCTTGAACAATTAAAAATCGAGATTGATCAAAGAAAACGTGATTTAGATCAAAAAGAAATTCTTGATCAACAAATGATTCGTAAGATTCAACTTGATGTTGAATCTGAACGTTCTGATTTGCAAAGAATGCTTTTGATTGAACGTAAAAAAAATGACGAACGTGAACAAGAGTTAATTCAATACGAACGCGAAATTAAACGTCAGCAAACTGACTTTGAAAACAACGTTAGTTACGAACAAAAAAAACTATCTGAGCGAGAAAAAGAATTAAAAGAAGGTTATGAGCGACTTGAACAAAAACAAAATGAAGTTCAAGAAAAAATTGATGAGCTTAACGATGAAATAGCTAAAGCTCAAAAAAGTAAGCAGTCATCATTACTACTTGAACAAAAGCTTAAAAACGAACTTGAAAATTTAAACACAAGTAAAAGTAATCTAGAACTACAAAAAGAAGAATTAAATCAAAAATCACGTAAGATGATTGAAGATTTTAAAGCTTTTGAACAGGATTTAAAACGTCAAAAAGAAGATCTTTCAATCTATGAAAAAAATCTACAAAAGAAAGAAGCTTCTTTAGTTAATTACCAAAATGATGTAACGATTCAAAAAAATGAAGCATTTCACAAGTCTCAAGTAATGCATCAAGAACTTGAACTTAAGAAAGCTCATCTTGAAAATGAATTGAGAAAGCTTAGTAATGAAAGAAAACAATTAGATCTAGATAAAGAAGAAAACTATAAGCTTAAAAAATCAATTGATGATGAAATTAGAGAATTAGCTAAAAAAAGAAGTGATTTAGAAATCTATCAAAACAATATCGAGAATTTTAAAGCTAATTCAATTGCTAAAATTAATGATATCGAATCTGATTTAGTTAGAAAACGAACTGAATTAGAACAACTTAAAAAAGATCAAGAAAATCATTACAACGAACTTAATACACGTTTAAGTAATGAATTAGATGATTTAGAACAACAAAAGAAAAAATTTGCTCATCAAAAACAACAAAAATTTGAGGAGTTCATTGAAGCTAAAAATAAGTTAGACGTTAAAGAAAACGAATTACTTATATATGCTCAAAAAGTTAATGATCGCTACAGCCAATTAAAAACAATTGAAAAAAATAATAATGCTAAAAGCGATGAAATTAAGTTAAAACTTGAAGAATTTAAACGTGCTGAAATTGAATTTATTAAGCAAGACGAAGCAATCAAACAAGAACGTGTTAAATTTGATAATCAAGTTAAATTACTAGAAGCTGAATATAATCAACGTAATGTAGTTTTACAACTTCAAGAAGAAGAGATAAAAAGAAGAAAACTAGAACAAGATCAACAAGAACTTCAAATTAAAAAAGATATTAAACGTCTTGAAGAAGAAAGAAATAACTTTGACGAAGAAAAACGTAATAAATACAATAAGATTTCTAAGCTTCATTTAGAAATTCAAAAACAACGCAATCAGATTGAAAACGAACAACGCGAAATCGATAAACAAAAAGATGAATTAGTTGCAATTGCTCGCGAAGGTAAGTTAAAAAAACAAGAAATTGACGACAAGTTGTTAATTCTTGAAAAAAAGGAAAAACAATTTAAAGAAGAAGATGAGTTGTTAGCTAAAAAACGTATCGATTTAATCCAAAGAATCGGCGTTTTAAAATCTGAAATTAATCAAAAAAATGAAATCTTATCTTTACGTTCAGCAGAATTAAATGAAAAAACTAGACAACAACAACAAAAAGAAGCTGATTTACAACGTAAGATAGATTCTTTAGAATCTGAAAAAGAACAATTTTCGTTTGATCGTAAAGCGGAATTTGAAAAAATAAAAAAAGAAAAAGAACAACTATCTGCTAAGGAAAAAGAAGTAAATAATGCGATGACCAAAATCAATTTAGCTTTCGCTAAATTAGATTTAATTCGCAAGAATAATAAAGCTGATAAATCTAAAATCAATGATCAATTAGCTTTATTGAATGAAAAGAAAGAAAAAATTGACCGCGAAAGCGAATACTTAGACAGTAAAAAAACTGAGTTTATTACTCGTTTAAGAAAAATTGAAAATGATCTTGAAGTTGAAAAACAAAAAGTTCTATTAGATCGTTCTAATGTTGATCGAATCATGGCAGATCAACAAGCTTTGTCACGTGATCTTGAGAATAAATACCGAACTCTTGAAACTGAAAAACGTAATTTTTCTCAACAAAAAGAAAACGACTTAAAAGAAATTGATGAGTTTTACCAACAAGTTCAACAAAAAGAACGTAATCTAAGCTTCAAAATAGAAGACTTAAAACAATTACGTTACATTTTAGAAAAAGAAAGTTTCAACGTTAATTCTAATAAGAAAGAATTAAAAATTAAGATTGAACAATATCAAAAATTAGCTAAATCAATCAAGAATGAACAAAACAAATTAGCTCACGAAAAAACAAGTTTTTTTAATAAAGTTGAACAACTAAAAGATCAATTAAATCAAAAAAATAATAAAATTGAAATTCTTCGTTCGAAAATTATTCGAAATTATAAAGAACAAGAAAGAGAAAAACGCATCTTAGAAGAACAAAAGTTTAAGAATGCTGAACTACGCAAATCTTTATTAAAAAAACAACAAGAATTACATAAAGAACGCGATCTACTAAATTTAGCAAAAAATCAACAATTCCAAGAAATCAAATTTAAAAACGAAGAAGTTGAAAATAAACTAAAACAGATCGTAAAAGAAAAACACAAAGTTAGTAATATTAAGCAAGAAGTTGATTTTAAGACACAACAACTATCTAACTTACAACAACTTGTTAGTAAACAAAAAGCTGATCTTCAAAAAGAGTTAGAGAAAAACGCAGAAAATTCTCAACGCTTACAAGAAACAGAAAGATTACTAGAAGAGAAAAAACAAAAACTTCGTTCTGAATATAATAAGGCAAGAAAAATCTTAACATCTGCAAAAGCTACTGATAATGCTTTAAAGAAAAAACAAGAAGATATCCAGAACCAATTTAAAAAATTAGTTCAACTAAATAAAAAAATCCTAGATGCTAGAAATAATCTTTTAAAACAAAGAAGATTAATTCAAGAAGAAATTAAGAAAAACAATATGGCAAACTTCCAAAATCCTTACCCTAATTTTTTAAATCCAAATCAACAAATCGTACCAAATCAAGGAGTATTACCAATGCAATCTCCTCAATTTGTTGGTTTAGCATACCCACCTCAACCTACATTTGATATCAATAATCCTTTGATGCAAATGCAACAAATGATTAACAATCAGCAGATGTTCATTATTCAAAAAGAACACCAATGAGCTTTACAAGAAGCGAACAAGAAAAACTCTAAATTAACTAAACAATTAAAACAATTAAAACAACACAAAAAAGCTTTTGCAGAAAACGCAACTCAACATTTAACTTACCACAATCAACTAAACGCTGATAACTCTTATAAGATTAATTCATTACACAACTTACTAAACCAAGTTGCTGTTAACACTGAAAAACGCATTAAGAAAATTGAAAGCGATTTAGAACAAAAGCGCATTGATCAAAGTCAAATAACTTCTAGAGAATTAGAAGAAATTTCTGCTAATTCAAAATTAGTAGAAGAAATCAAAAATATTCTTAATGAAACAAAACAACAAACAAGCGATTCACAAAATCTTAATACAAACGAATTTAGGAGTTTATTTAACGAAATTAAATCTGATTTTAAAAACCAAGTAGATTTATTGAGAAACGAAAAAGAAGAATTCAATTCAAGAATAAACCAATTATCTCAAGTAATCGAAAAAAGTCCTATTGAAGTTAAGAAAACATTAGAATACCAAGATCAAAAATATCAAAAAATGTTCGATAACTTAAAAAATTCTTACGAACAGAACATTAGTTTGCTAAGAAACGAAAATCAGGAATTGCAAAAACGTTTATCTGGTTTATATGAAGAGATTTCTGAAATAAAAACAAATACAGAAAAAATTAAAGCAACTCCTCAAAAAACAGAAGCTAAACCATTCCAAGATGATTTAAACTCTATATACAATGAAAACCTTAGAATGTATCAAGAAAGAAGTAAAATTTTTGATCACAATCTAAACTCGAATTTAAGAATTGATTTAAATCACAAAAAGGATGTTTCTAATAGTAAAAAAGAACGCATCAATCAATTAGCAAATGAAATTAAAACAATTAAAGAACTAATTGAAAAAAAGAAAGCTAAGTAG